From the Lolium rigidum isolate FL_2022 chromosome 2, APGP_CSIRO_Lrig_0.1, whole genome shotgun sequence genome, one window contains:
- the LOC124689023 gene encoding uncharacterized protein LOC124689023 produces MATAATSRPSGPVLSIPNYRSASPNRFKLPAAVGARSPGKSVRASSPSAARSRQSCMCSPTNHPGSFRCSRHRERKQEAPGCHGHSKPASPPSPAPLASGVASGTCRLGAKRTGSALVRLGGSVEKGSWARRALAPSPQSPHRRRAAGGFCPRPSRLSAVSFAGERTGDNRQ; encoded by the coding sequence ATGGCGACGGCAGCTACCAGTCGGCCAAGCGGCCCGGTCCTCTCGATTCCCAACTATCGCTCAGCCTCCCCCAACCGCTTCAAGCTCCCCGCCGCCGTTGGCGCCCGCTCGCCGGGCAAGTCCGTCCGCGCCTCCTCACCGTCGGCCGCCAGGAGCCGTCAGTCCTGCATGTGCTCCCCGACGAACCACCCCGGCTCGTTCCGCTGCAGCCGCCATAGGGAGCGCAAGCAGGAGGCTCCTGGATGCCACGGCCACAGCAAGCCCGCCTCCCCGCCTTCGCCGGCGCCCCTCGCCAGCGGTGTCGCCAGCGGCACCTGCAGGCTGGGCGCCAAACGCACGGGCAGCGCGCTGGTGCGGCTCGGCGGCTCCGTGGAGAAAGGTTCGTGGGCGCGCAGGGCGCTCGCTCCGTCCCCGCAGTCGCCGCATCGGAGGCGAGCAGCCGGCGGGTTCTGCCCCCGGCCCAGCCGCCTCTCAGCCGTCTCCTTCGCCGGGGAGCGTACTGGCGACAACCGGCAGTGA